In Thauera sp. JM12B12, one DNA window encodes the following:
- a CDS encoding FAD/NAD(P)-binding oxidoreductase has protein sequence MTQHDNQHAAPPTDRSRRRFIRAAGGLAAATAAGPALAQAPAADPAPARTLPFLIGRSGDTLLARGKNRRVVICGGGWGGVTAAKYLRQYAPELEVVLLERNPVFFSCPMSNKWLVDQVDMQFLTHDYLAVSEKYDYRFIQTEILEIERDRKTVVTAAGGVPYDYLILAPGIRYNYEAWFPNDRRMAEATRARFPAAYIPNAEHFHLKNALHAFKGGDLVMTLPPPPQRCPPSPYERACLIASMFKQKKVPGRIIILDHKDGVRPIGPGFRAAFEELYKDIITYVPNARIEEVDPFRKEIRTEAGDFRFDHAILMAPHQAGDLAWKAGVVPAPGSGRPGGWADVDPLFLHDRNDKDVYVIGDAVGFVSPHFAFYPKAGHVANRHARIVARYIAEREAGREPSYILPDNLCYMMVNTAPQEGISVQFDYKVNAEGIIEQSQMDFNERTAATVPEDFNWARLIYEDMFT, from the coding sequence ATGACGCAACACGACAATCAACACGCAGCGCCACCCACCGACCGCTCGCGCCGGCGCTTCATCCGGGCCGCGGGCGGACTCGCAGCCGCGACCGCGGCCGGCCCGGCGCTCGCGCAAGCACCCGCGGCCGATCCGGCGCCTGCCCGCACCCTGCCCTTCCTCATCGGCCGCAGCGGCGACACCCTGCTCGCGCGCGGCAAGAACCGCCGCGTCGTCATCTGCGGCGGCGGCTGGGGCGGCGTCACCGCCGCCAAATACCTGCGCCAGTACGCCCCCGAGCTCGAGGTCGTGCTGCTCGAGCGCAACCCGGTGTTCTTCTCCTGCCCGATGAGCAACAAGTGGCTCGTCGATCAGGTGGACATGCAGTTCCTCACCCACGACTACCTCGCCGTCTCCGAGAAGTACGACTACCGCTTCATCCAGACCGAGATCCTCGAGATCGAGCGCGACCGCAAGACGGTGGTCACCGCGGCCGGCGGCGTGCCCTACGACTACCTGATCCTCGCCCCCGGCATCCGCTACAACTACGAAGCCTGGTTCCCCAACGACCGCCGCATGGCCGAGGCCACGCGCGCGCGCTTCCCCGCGGCCTACATCCCCAACGCCGAGCACTTTCATCTCAAGAACGCGCTGCACGCCTTCAAGGGCGGCGACCTGGTGATGACCCTGCCCCCGCCGCCGCAGCGCTGCCCGCCCAGCCCCTACGAGCGCGCCTGCCTGATCGCCTCGATGTTCAAGCAGAAGAAGGTCCCGGGCCGCATCATCATCCTCGACCACAAGGACGGCGTGCGCCCGATCGGCCCCGGATTCCGCGCAGCCTTCGAGGAGTTGTACAAGGACATCATCACCTACGTGCCCAACGCACGCATCGAGGAGGTCGACCCGTTCAGGAAGGAGATCCGGACCGAAGCCGGCGACTTCCGCTTCGATCACGCCATCCTGATGGCGCCGCACCAGGCCGGCGACCTCGCCTGGAAGGCGGGCGTGGTGCCCGCGCCCGGCTCGGGGCGCCCCGGCGGCTGGGCCGACGTGGACCCGCTGTTCCTGCACGACCGCAACGACAAGGACGTGTATGTCATTGGTGATGCGGTGGGCTTCGTGTCGCCGCATTTCGCCTTCTATCCGAAGGCCGGCCACGTCGCCAACCGCCATGCACGCATCGTCGCGCGCTACATCGCCGAACGCGAGGCCGGGCGCGAACCGAGCTACATCCTGCCGGACAACCTGTGCTACATGATGGTGAATACCGCGCCGCAAGAGGGCATCTCGGTGCAGTTCGACTACAAGGTGAACGCCGAGGGCATCATCGAGCAGTCGCAGATGGACTTCAACGAGCGCACGGCGGCCACGGTCCCGGAGGATTTCAACTGGGCGCGGCTGATCTACGAGGACATGTTCACCTGA
- a CDS encoding DUF779 domain-containing protein: MVERVTATPAALALIEQLKAEYGPDLMFHQSGGCCDNSAANCYLPTDLTIGPYDVHLGHIGGVPFYISASQYEYWKHTQLIIDVVDGHGGTFSLEGNTGKAFHTRSRLFTDAEFAAIEAEDRQRRA; the protein is encoded by the coding sequence ATGGTCGAACGCGTCACTGCCACCCCCGCGGCGCTCGCGCTCATCGAGCAGCTCAAGGCCGAGTACGGCCCGGACCTGATGTTCCACCAGTCCGGTGGTTGCTGCGACAACAGCGCTGCCAACTGCTACCTGCCCACCGACCTGACGATCGGCCCCTACGATGTGCACCTCGGGCACATCGGCGGCGTGCCCTTCTACATCAGCGCCTCGCAGTACGAATACTGGAAGCACACCCAGCTCATCATCGACGTGGTCGACGGCCACGGCGGCACCTTCTCTCTCGAGGGCAACACCGGCAAGGCCTTCCACACCCGCTCGCGGCTGTTCACCGACGCCGAATTCGCCGCGATCGAAGCCGAGGACCGCCAGCGCCGGGCTTGA
- the adh gene encoding aldehyde dehydrogenase translates to MLYALPGHADAKLQYKTRYDNFIGGQWVAPVKGQYFDVITPITGCKYTQAARSTAEDIELALDAAHAAFPTWGKTDATTRSNVLLKIADRLEANLELLAYAETVDNGKPIRETLNADIPLAVDHFRYFAGCLRSQEGGISEIDENTMAYHIHEPLGVVGQIIPWNFPILMAAWKLAPALGAGNCVVLKPAESTPISILVLMELIADLLPPGVLNIVNGYGREAGMPLATSKRIAKIAFTGSTSTGRVIAQAAANNLIPATLELGGKSPNIFFADVMDKDDAFLDKAIEGLVLFAFNQGEVCTCPSRALIQESIYDRFMERALKRVAAIKQGSPLDTDTMMGAQASSEQMSKIQSYLKLGKEEGAQVLIGGARAQLGGELADGYYIQPTLFKGHNKMRIFQEEIFGPVLAVTTFKDEAEALEIANDTLYGLGAGVWSRNGNVAYRMGRAIQAGRVWTNCYHAYPAHAAFGGYKESGIGRETHKVMLDHYQQTKNLLVSYSENKLGFF, encoded by the coding sequence ATGCTGTATGCACTGCCCGGCCACGCCGACGCCAAGCTCCAGTACAAGACCCGCTACGACAACTTCATCGGTGGCCAGTGGGTGGCCCCGGTCAAGGGCCAGTATTTCGACGTGATCACGCCGATCACCGGCTGCAAGTACACCCAGGCCGCGCGCTCCACCGCCGAGGACATCGAGCTCGCGCTGGACGCCGCGCACGCCGCCTTCCCGACGTGGGGCAAGACCGACGCCACCACGCGCTCGAACGTCCTGCTCAAGATCGCCGACCGCCTCGAGGCCAACCTCGAGTTGCTCGCCTACGCCGAGACCGTCGACAACGGCAAGCCGATCCGCGAGACGCTCAACGCCGACATCCCGCTCGCGGTCGACCACTTCCGCTACTTCGCCGGCTGCCTGCGCTCGCAGGAAGGCGGCATCTCGGAGATCGACGAGAACACCATGGCCTACCACATCCACGAGCCGCTGGGCGTGGTCGGCCAGATCATCCCGTGGAACTTCCCCATCCTGATGGCGGCGTGGAAACTGGCGCCGGCGCTGGGTGCGGGCAACTGCGTGGTGCTCAAGCCCGCCGAGTCGACCCCGATCTCGATCCTGGTGCTGATGGAGCTGATCGCCGACCTGCTGCCGCCGGGCGTGCTCAACATCGTCAACGGCTATGGACGCGAGGCCGGCATGCCGCTCGCCACCAGCAAGCGCATCGCCAAGATCGCCTTCACCGGCTCCACCTCCACCGGCCGCGTGATCGCCCAGGCCGCCGCCAACAACCTGATCCCGGCCACGCTCGAGCTGGGCGGCAAGTCGCCCAACATCTTCTTCGCCGACGTCATGGACAAGGACGACGCCTTCCTCGACAAGGCGATCGAGGGCCTGGTGCTGTTCGCCTTCAACCAGGGCGAGGTGTGCACCTGCCCGAGCCGCGCGCTGATCCAGGAATCGATCTACGACCGCTTCATGGAGCGCGCGCTGAAGCGCGTCGCCGCGATCAAGCAGGGCAGCCCGCTCGATACCGACACCATGATGGGCGCGCAGGCCTCTTCTGAACAGATGAGCAAGATCCAGTCGTATCTGAAGCTCGGCAAGGAAGAGGGCGCCCAGGTGCTGATCGGCGGCGCGCGCGCACAGCTCGGCGGCGAACTGGCCGACGGCTACTACATCCAGCCGACGCTGTTCAAGGGCCACAACAAGATGCGCATCTTCCAGGAGGAGATCTTCGGGCCGGTGCTCGCGGTGACCACCTTCAAGGACGAGGCCGAGGCGCTCGAGATCGCCAACGACACCCTGTACGGCCTGGGCGCCGGCGTATGGAGCCGCAACGGCAACGTCGCCTACCGCATGGGCCGCGCCATCCAGGCCGGCCGCGTGTGGACCAACTGCTACCACGCCTACCCGGCGCACGCGGCCTTCGGTGGCTACAAGGAGTCGGGCATCGGCCGCGAGACGCACAAGGTCATGCTCGACCACTACCAGCAGACCAAGAACCTGCTCGTGAGCTACAGCGAGAACAAGCTCGGCTTCTTCTGA
- a CDS encoding porin → MHSNTTAIARPLRTARRLLPASIAAALLGFGAGSAQAISFSQGDATLDINGTVNGFYSHRTAEANGVKTTNSALTNGLLPGWINFVFTTKVDGLDIKAHVGFAPGINDKSDVVGLPSDPGCGGATGCDSPFTQIDTRNLYFQFGNQEWGTVKLGRDIGLFGQKIILSDMTLLGLGGNSYASTPFNTTFGMIGHGYMYTGFQPQITYTTPAMGGLSASFGIFDPNKFAGDETKDPGFQAMANYDWEAGAAKGSLWAGAIHQRTSGAGSFNASGFELGAKVGLGAFEFVAYGFDASGLGLSTVGALYLSPFAKTDGKGYFLQGTYTVGKTKFGLNFGENRDRGGLLTDTNTFRSATVGVYHSLNKYITLVGEYNQEKGEGADLFPGDLKTRTISLGGILFF, encoded by the coding sequence ATGCATTCCAACACCACCGCCATCGCTCGCCCCCTGCGTACCGCGCGCCGTCTGCTGCCCGCCAGCATCGCTGCCGCGCTGCTCGGCTTCGGCGCCGGCTCGGCGCAGGCGATCAGTTTTTCCCAGGGCGACGCCACGCTCGACATCAACGGCACCGTCAACGGCTTCTACTCGCACCGCACCGCCGAGGCCAACGGCGTCAAGACGACCAATTCCGCGCTCACCAACGGCCTGCTGCCGGGCTGGATCAACTTCGTGTTCACCACCAAGGTCGACGGCCTGGACATCAAGGCCCACGTCGGCTTCGCCCCTGGCATCAACGACAAGTCGGACGTGGTCGGCCTGCCGAGCGACCCGGGCTGCGGCGGGGCCACCGGCTGCGACAGCCCCTTCACCCAGATCGACACGCGCAACCTGTACTTCCAGTTCGGCAACCAGGAGTGGGGGACGGTGAAGCTCGGTCGCGACATCGGCCTGTTCGGGCAGAAGATCATCCTGTCCGACATGACCCTGCTTGGCCTGGGCGGCAACAGCTACGCCTCCACGCCCTTCAACACCACCTTCGGCATGATCGGCCACGGCTACATGTACACCGGCTTCCAGCCGCAGATCACCTACACCACGCCGGCGATGGGCGGGCTGTCGGCTTCGTTCGGGATCTTCGATCCGAACAAGTTCGCCGGCGACGAGACCAAGGATCCCGGTTTCCAGGCGATGGCCAACTACGACTGGGAGGCGGGCGCCGCGAAAGGTTCGCTGTGGGCGGGCGCGATCCACCAGCGCACGAGCGGGGCGGGCAGCTTCAATGCCAGCGGCTTTGAGCTCGGCGCCAAGGTCGGCCTCGGTGCGTTCGAGTTCGTGGCCTACGGTTTCGATGCCAGCGGCCTGGGCCTGTCCACCGTCGGGGCGCTCTACCTGTCGCCCTTCGCCAAGACCGACGGCAAGGGCTACTTCCTGCAGGGCACCTACACCGTCGGCAAGACCAAGTTCGGCCTCAACTTCGGCGAGAACCGCGACCGCGGCGGCCTGCTCACCGACACCAACACCTTCCGCTCGGCCACCGTAGGCGTGTACCACAGCCTGAACAAGTACATCACCCTGGTCGGCGAATACAACCAGGAGAAGGGCGAGGGTGCGGACCTGTTCCCCGGCGACCTCAAGACGCGGACGATTTCGCTCGGCGGCATCCTGTTCTTCTGA
- a CDS encoding 2-dehydropantoate 2-reductase — MNPNAAHMTSPAHASPARYPLAIIGAGALGLHFAARLAGAVPVAVVARDAERAAHLRAGVEVGGQPFRADAFAATRPPLADWLIVLVKAGDTAAAAAIAERMQPVGVLSLQNGLTGDLLRAHCRAALVDQGITTEGAYRERTAAGERVQPSGAGETLLPPGFEAVAEMLVRAGLRARVEPDIARARLAKLLVNVAINPLAAIHRVPNGALLEPPYRAALDELVREAWPVLRTEGLALDLDAALARVHAVAAATAANRASMLQDVLAGRRTEIDAITGALLRMAEAGGFEVPAHRAMHALVRRIEHAAFDSPEGRG, encoded by the coding sequence ATGAACCCTAACGCTGCACACATGACCTCGCCCGCCCACGCCTCTCCCGCACGCTACCCCCTCGCGATCATCGGCGCCGGCGCCCTCGGCCTGCACTTCGCCGCGCGCCTGGCGGGCGCGGTCCCGGTGGCGGTGGTCGCGCGCGATGCCGAGCGTGCGGCGCATCTGCGCGCCGGTGTCGAGGTCGGCGGCCAGCCCTTCCGAGCAGATGCCTTCGCCGCAACGCGGCCTCCGCTTGCCGACTGGCTGATCGTGCTGGTGAAAGCTGGCGACACCGCCGCTGCCGCGGCGATTGCCGAGCGCATGCAGCCAGTCGGCGTGCTGTCACTGCAGAACGGGCTTACCGGCGATCTCCTGCGCGCGCACTGCCGGGCGGCGCTCGTCGACCAGGGCATCACCACCGAGGGCGCCTACCGCGAGCGCACGGCCGCGGGCGAGCGGGTGCAGCCCTCGGGCGCAGGCGAGACCCTGCTGCCGCCCGGGTTCGAAGCGGTAGCGGAGATGCTGGTACGTGCCGGCCTGCGCGCCCGGGTCGAACCCGACATCGCGCGCGCGCGGCTGGCAAAGCTGCTGGTTAACGTGGCCATCAACCCGCTGGCGGCGATTCACCGCGTGCCCAACGGCGCCCTTCTCGAGCCGCCCTACCGCGCCGCGCTGGACGAGCTTGTGCGCGAAGCCTGGCCGGTGCTGCGCACCGAAGGCCTTGCACTCGATCTCGACGCGGCGCTCGCCCGCGTGCACGCGGTCGCCGCGGCAACCGCCGCCAACCGCGCCAGCATGCTGCAGGACGTGCTCGCCGGTCGTCGCACCGAAATCGACGCGATCACCGGCGCCCTGCTGCGCATGGCGGAAGCGGGCGGTTTCGAGGTCCCTGCCCACCGGGCCATGCATGCCCTCGTGCGCAGAATCGAGCACGCTGCGTTTGACAGCCCCGAGGGGCGCGGCTAA
- a CDS encoding GNAT family N-acetyltransferase, with the protein MHASARLAPVALAAAPNPPAPAAASRHVAARPLLRFGAADAARIRAHLLGLDADDRLLRFSHGIRDEGIAAYVDALDFARDHVHGLCNTQGEIVALAHVGVREGEVDFGLSVSPALRQRGLGRALFVHVIALARALDAARIVCHSVSPAVLHMAAASGFRRPGGRLTAPLVLELQSARDAIPAHRHAPHPAPDAQAAPRTAA; encoded by the coding sequence ATGCACGCATCTGCCCGCCTCGCCCCCGTCGCGCTCGCCGCGGCGCCGAATCCACCCGCGCCCGCCGCAGCCTCCCGGCATGTCGCCGCACGCCCGCTGCTGCGCTTCGGCGCTGCCGACGCAGCGCGCATCCGTGCCCACCTGCTCGGCCTCGATGCCGACGACCGACTGCTGCGTTTCAGCCATGGCATCCGCGACGAAGGCATCGCCGCCTATGTCGACGCACTCGATTTCGCGCGCGATCACGTCCATGGGCTATGCAACACGCAGGGCGAGATCGTCGCGCTCGCCCATGTCGGCGTGCGCGAAGGCGAGGTCGACTTCGGACTGAGCGTCAGCCCTGCGCTGCGCCAGCGCGGCCTGGGCCGTGCGCTGTTCGTACACGTGATCGCGCTGGCGCGCGCCCTCGACGCCGCCCGCATCGTCTGTCACAGCGTCAGCCCTGCAGTGCTGCACATGGCCGCCGCGAGCGGCTTCCGCCGCCCCGGTGGCCGGCTCACCGCGCCGCTCGTGCTGGAGTTGCAGAGCGCGCGAGACGCCATACCCGCTCACCGGCACGCGCCTCATCCTGCGCCGGACGCCCAGGCCGCCCCGCGCACTGCTGCCTGA
- a CDS encoding ribonucleoside-diphosphate reductase subunit alpha, whose product MDRLPAQKRPDTLQYDAFQVIRRNGAAVAFDPAKIAVAMNKAFLAVEGSQGAASSRVRELVARLTDTVVGALTRRLPDGGLLHIEDIQDQVELALMRSGEHDVARAYVLYRERRAAERAAQQGTAAQAGAADPVLQVVDGEARRPLDRAALLAMCREACAGLDGVCADTVLEHAVRNLYDGVPIAAVRQALVLAARTLIEREPDYGRVAARLLLSAIRVEVLGRETSQADMADPDRGYAACLPAFIRAGIAAELLDPRLADFDLARLAAAIQPERDLQFDYLGLQTLYDRYFLHVDCRRIELPQTFFMRVAMGLAINEIDREAQAIAFYELLSSFDFMSSTPTLFNSGTRHAQLSSCYLTTVADSLEDIYQSIKENALLQKFAGGLGNDWTPVRALGSRIKGTNGHSQGVIPFLKVVNDTAVAVNQGGKRKGAVCAYLETWHLDIEEFLELRKNTGDERRRTHDMNTANWIPDLFMKRVLENAEWTLFSPADVPDLHERYGQDFEAAYCAYEEKAERGEIRLFKRLPALQLWRKMLTMLFETGHPWITFKDACNLRSPQQHVGVVHGSNLCTEITLNTSADETAVCNLGSVNLPAHLVRDGDGRWTLNPDKLQRTVRVAMRLLDNVIDLNYYATPKARAANLRHRPVGLGIMGFADALHMMGLAYASDAAVEFADRSMEAVCHAAYWTSTELAEARGPYSSFRGSLWDRGILPQDSLALLAEGRGHLGNTGADAGGGALLEVDRSSALDWGPLRERIARHGMRNANCVAIAPTATISNIVGVSASIEPDYQNLYVKSNLSGEFTVVNAHLVRELKALGLWDEVMVADLKYFDGSLAPIERIPAELKARYATAFEIAPQWLIEAASRRQKWIDQAQSLNLYVAGASGRKLDELYRLAWLRGLKTTYYLRTLGATAMEKAGTAAATVAHADPAPRACSILDPDCEACQ is encoded by the coding sequence GTGGACCGACTCCCTGCCCAGAAACGCCCCGACACCCTCCAGTACGACGCCTTCCAGGTCATCCGTCGCAACGGCGCGGCGGTCGCCTTCGACCCGGCCAAGATCGCCGTCGCCATGAACAAGGCCTTCCTCGCCGTCGAAGGCAGCCAGGGCGCGGCCTCCTCGCGCGTGCGCGAACTCGTGGCCCGCCTCACCGACACCGTGGTCGGCGCCCTCACCCGCCGCCTGCCCGACGGTGGCCTGCTGCACATCGAGGACATCCAGGACCAGGTCGAGCTGGCCCTGATGCGCTCGGGCGAGCACGACGTCGCCCGCGCCTACGTGCTCTACCGCGAACGCCGCGCCGCCGAGCGCGCCGCGCAGCAGGGCACGGCGGCACAGGCGGGCGCCGCCGACCCGGTGCTGCAGGTCGTCGACGGCGAAGCGCGCCGCCCGCTCGACCGCGCCGCCCTGCTCGCCATGTGCCGCGAAGCGTGCGCGGGGCTGGACGGGGTATGCGCCGACACCGTGCTCGAGCACGCCGTGCGCAACCTCTACGACGGCGTGCCCATCGCCGCCGTGCGCCAGGCCCTGGTGCTGGCGGCGCGCACGCTGATCGAGCGCGAGCCGGACTACGGCCGCGTCGCCGCCCGCCTGCTGCTGTCGGCGATCCGCGTCGAGGTGCTCGGGCGCGAGACCTCGCAGGCCGACATGGCCGACCCCGATCGAGGCTATGCCGCCTGCCTGCCCGCCTTCATCCGCGCGGGCATCGCGGCCGAGCTGCTCGACCCACGGCTGGCCGACTTCGACCTCGCCCGCCTGGCAGCGGCGATCCAGCCCGAGCGCGACCTGCAGTTCGACTACCTCGGCCTGCAGACCCTGTACGACCGCTACTTCCTGCATGTCGACTGCCGCCGCATCGAGCTGCCGCAGACCTTCTTCATGCGCGTGGCGATGGGCCTGGCGATCAACGAGATCGACCGCGAGGCACAGGCGATCGCGTTCTACGAGCTGCTGTCGAGCTTCGATTTCATGAGCAGCACGCCGACGCTGTTCAACAGCGGCACCCGCCATGCGCAACTGTCGTCCTGCTACCTGACGACGGTGGCCGACAGCCTCGAGGACATCTACCAGTCGATCAAGGAAAACGCCCTGCTGCAGAAGTTCGCCGGCGGCCTGGGCAACGACTGGACCCCGGTGCGCGCGCTCGGCAGCCGCATCAAGGGCACCAATGGCCACAGTCAGGGCGTGATCCCCTTCCTGAAGGTAGTCAACGACACCGCGGTGGCGGTGAACCAGGGCGGCAAGCGCAAGGGCGCGGTGTGCGCTTACCTCGAGACCTGGCACCTCGACATCGAGGAGTTTCTCGAACTGCGAAAGAACACCGGCGACGAGCGCCGCCGCACGCACGACATGAACACCGCGAACTGGATTCCCGACCTGTTCATGAAGCGCGTGCTGGAGAACGCCGAATGGACGCTGTTCTCGCCGGCCGACGTGCCCGACCTGCACGAGCGCTACGGCCAGGACTTCGAGGCGGCCTACTGCGCGTATGAGGAGAAGGCCGAGCGCGGCGAGATCCGCCTCTTCAAGCGCCTGCCGGCGCTCCAGCTGTGGCGCAAGATGCTGACCATGCTGTTCGAGACCGGGCATCCGTGGATCACCTTCAAGGACGCCTGCAACCTGCGCTCGCCGCAGCAGCACGTGGGCGTGGTGCATGGCTCGAACCTGTGCACCGAGATCACGCTCAACACCTCGGCCGACGAGACCGCGGTGTGCAACCTCGGCTCGGTGAACCTGCCCGCCCATCTGGTGCGCGACGGCGACGGGCGCTGGACGCTCAACCCCGACAAGCTGCAGCGCACCGTGCGCGTCGCGATGCGCCTGCTCGACAACGTCATCGACCTCAACTACTACGCCACGCCCAAGGCGCGCGCCGCCAACCTGCGCCACCGCCCGGTGGGCCTGGGCATCATGGGCTTTGCCGACGCCTTGCACATGATGGGCCTGGCCTACGCTTCGGACGCCGCGGTCGAGTTCGCCGACCGCTCGATGGAAGCCGTCTGCCACGCCGCCTACTGGACCTCGACCGAACTCGCCGAGGCGCGCGGGCCGTACTCCAGCTTCCGCGGCAGCCTGTGGGATCGCGGCATCCTGCCGCAGGACAGCCTCGCGCTGCTGGCCGAGGGTCGTGGCCACCTCGGCAACACCGGTGCCGACGCCGGCGGCGGCGCCCTGCTCGAGGTCGACCGCTCCTCGGCGCTCGACTGGGGTCCGTTGCGCGAGCGCATCGCCCGCCACGGCATGCGCAACGCGAACTGCGTCGCCATCGCGCCGACCGCGACCATCTCCAACATCGTCGGCGTGTCGGCGTCGATCGAGCCCGACTACCAGAACCTGTACGTCAAATCCAACCTGTCGGGCGAATTCACCGTGGTCAATGCGCATCTCGTGCGCGAGCTGAAGGCGCTCGGCCTGTGGGACGAAGTGATGGTGGCCGACCTCAAGTACTTCGACGGCTCGCTCGCCCCGATCGAGCGCATCCCGGCCGAGCTCAAGGCGCGCTACGCCACCGCGTTCGAGATCGCGCCTCAGTGGTTGATCGAGGCCGCCTCGCGCCGCCAGAAGTGGATCGACCAGGCCCAGTCGCTGAACCTCTACGTCGCCGGCGCCTCGGGCCGCAAGCTCGACGAGCTCTACCGCCTGGCCTGGCTGCGCGGACTGAAGACCACCTACTACCTGCGCACGCTGGGCGCCACCGCCATGGAGAAGGCCGGCACCGCCGCGGCAACCGTCGCCCACGCGGACCCGGCGCCCAGGGCATGCTCCATCCTCGATCCCGACTGCGAGGCCTGCCAATGA
- a CDS encoding ribonucleotide-diphosphate reductase subunit beta, translating into MTAFFDDWDTPAPPAATGSASTARAPVRAADKRIVNGQGDINQLAPFKYPWAWEFFLNANRNHWTPLEISMAQDVHDYHHRLTPAERHVFENVLSYLTTSDILAMRNIGLAVMEKMSAPELQIYQARQVYEEALHTWTYQHCIESLGLDQQEIYNRYRVVPAIHGKIALANRRLERVMRADFDLGERDKLHEFALSYLFFAAIFEGCWFYNGFTPIFALQRRGLMKGTAEQLQYIMRDEVLHCAFGIRTVRTLIAEENLQLDPAALARLWDEAEAAEAAYAGYLLREPILGYSAAQHMGQFRYIANRRARQLGLAEPFPGAENVLPWLDEQANLRKEKNFFETRVTEYQTGGALSWE; encoded by the coding sequence ATGACCGCCTTCTTCGACGACTGGGACACCCCCGCCCCCCCTGCCGCGACCGGGTCCGCGAGCACCGCGCGGGCGCCGGTGCGCGCCGCCGACAAGCGCATCGTCAACGGCCAGGGCGACATCAACCAGCTCGCGCCCTTCAAGTACCCCTGGGCCTGGGAGTTCTTCCTCAACGCCAACAGGAACCACTGGACGCCGCTGGAGATCTCCATGGCGCAGGACGTGCACGACTACCACCATCGCCTGACCCCGGCCGAGCGCCATGTGTTCGAGAACGTGCTGTCCTACCTCACCACCTCGGACATCCTCGCCATGCGCAACATCGGCCTGGCGGTGATGGAGAAGATGAGCGCGCCCGAGCTGCAGATCTACCAGGCGCGTCAGGTGTATGAGGAGGCCCTGCATACCTGGACCTACCAGCACTGCATCGAGAGCCTGGGCCTGGACCAGCAGGAGATCTACAACCGCTACCGCGTCGTGCCCGCGATCCACGGCAAGATCGCCCTCGCCAACCGTCGGCTCGAGCGCGTGATGCGGGCCGACTTCGACCTCGGCGAGCGCGACAAGCTGCACGAATTCGCGCTCTCCTACCTCTTCTTCGCTGCCATCTTCGAGGGGTGCTGGTTCTACAACGGCTTCACCCCCATCTTCGCGCTGCAGCGGCGCGGGCTGATGAAGGGCACGGCGGAGCAGCTGCAGTACATCATGCGCGACGAGGTGCTGCACTGCGCCTTCGGCATCCGCACCGTGCGCACGCTGATCGCCGAGGAGAACCTGCAGCTCGACCCGGCGGCGCTTGCCCGCCTCTGGGACGAAGCCGAGGCCGCCGAGGCCGCCTATGCCGGCTACCTGCTGCGCGAGCCCATCCTCGGCTACTCGGCCGCGCAGCACATGGGCCAGTTCCGCTACATCGCCAACCGCCGGGCCCGCCAGCTCGGGCTGGCCGAACCCTTCCCCGGCGCGGAGAACGTGCTGCCCTGGCTGGACGAGCAGGCCAACCTGCGCAAGGAGAAGAACTTCTTCGAGACGCGGGTCACCGAGTATCAGACCGGCGGCGCGCTCAGCTGGGAGTGA